From Fulvivirga lutea:
ACCTCTGTTATGGTAGCGGGTAGGTTTATTTCATTATCCGAAAGAGCCTTAAGTATTTCATACATTACTTTTGTTTTGAGTATGGCAAGCGGTTCGGTGAAATTGTACGAATTAATCCAATAATATATTCTGATATTCACTGTGCTACTCCCAAAGGCCTCCAGTTCAAGAAATGGTGATAAGTCAGTATCATGTTTTATTTCTTCTATTTTATCTAATGTCTGTGAAATTAATTGAGTCACGGCTAGAATATTTTCTTCATAAGCTATGCCCACAAGAAAGTCGAACCGTTGTAAACCATCTCTGGTGTAATTAATTAAAGGTTGTTTAATCAGTGTTGCATTAGGTATATAAATATCCTTACCATCAAAAGTTCTGATATGTGTGTTTCTAAAGCTCAGTGAATTAACGGTGCCCTGTAAATTTTGAATTTCAATAACGTCACCAATTTTAAATGGCCTGCTAAAAGCGAGAAAAAAACCCGCTAAAAAATTTTCTCCAATATCTTTAAAGGCAAATCCCAGAATTATTGCAGATACTCCTGCACCTGCCAACAGCCCACCTGCTGCATTGCCTAAACCAATTTGATTTAGAAAAATAATTACAC
This genomic window contains:
- a CDS encoding mechanosensitive ion channel family protein, with amino-acid sequence MLERLKISALGYWDSLIELLPDLILASIWLIMFTVIGMLLRSIIRKRLLRNSNDPLIRNFIGRIVLLLMIIFGVIIFLNQIGLGNAAGGLLAGAGVSAIILGFAFKDIGENFLAGFFLAFSRPFKIGDVIEIQNLQGTVNSLSFRNTHIRTFDGKDIYIPNATLIKQPLINYTRDGLQRFDFLVGIAYEENILAVTQLISQTLDKIEEIKHDTDLSPFLELEAFGSSTVNIRIYYWINSYNFTEPLAILKTKVMYEILKALSDNEINLPATITEVKIYEDQKSIPLIIKNSSEDKVD